A region from the Saccharomonospora azurea NA-128 genome encodes:
- a CDS encoding XdhC family protein, with translation MTDRALFAHAEELRQRRAPFVLATVVRARRPTSARPGDRALVLADGTVEGFVGGVCAESTVRLQGLRVLASGRPVVLRITPDAATEDGGAGRVGDVGDVEDVEDTVTVANPCLSGGAVDVFLEPQLPAPLVQVFGDSPIARALREVGAVLGYDVRACAADPEFTADTRAVVVASHGRDEEGVLTAALRAEVPYVGLIASPRRGRAVLGELAQPGADRVHTPAGLDLGARTPHEIALSVYAELIATRSSTSAGAVPADVSGAAEVPEAVDPVCGMSVAVGPTTPHVIRDGRRYHFCCTGCADRFASDPARYVAAGAAHAP, from the coding sequence ATGACGGACCGGGCGCTCTTCGCGCACGCCGAGGAGTTGCGGCAGCGGCGCGCGCCGTTCGTCCTGGCCACGGTGGTGCGGGCGCGCAGGCCCACGAGCGCGCGGCCGGGCGATCGGGCTCTCGTGCTCGCCGACGGCACCGTGGAGGGCTTCGTCGGTGGCGTGTGCGCCGAGTCGACCGTGCGGTTGCAGGGGCTCAGGGTGCTGGCGTCCGGGCGGCCCGTGGTCCTGCGCATCACCCCGGACGCGGCCACGGAGGACGGCGGCGCGGGCCGTGTCGGGGACGTCGGGGACGTCGAGGACGTTGAGGACACGGTCACCGTGGCCAACCCGTGCCTGTCCGGCGGCGCGGTCGACGTCTTCCTGGAGCCGCAGCTGCCCGCGCCGCTGGTGCAGGTGTTCGGCGACTCGCCCATCGCCAGGGCGCTGCGGGAGGTGGGGGCCGTCCTGGGCTACGACGTCCGCGCGTGCGCGGCGGATCCCGAGTTCACCGCCGACACCCGCGCCGTCGTGGTCGCCTCACACGGTCGCGACGAGGAGGGAGTCCTCACGGCGGCGCTGCGGGCGGAGGTTCCCTACGTGGGCCTGATCGCGAGTCCCCGGCGGGGCCGTGCCGTGCTCGGCGAGCTGGCCCAGCCCGGCGCCGACCGCGTGCACACGCCCGCCGGGCTGGATCTCGGCGCCCGCACGCCCCACGAGATCGCCCTGTCGGTGTATGCGGAGCTGATCGCGACCCGCTCGTCGACCAGCGCCGGCGCCGTGCCTGCCGACGTGAGCGGCGCCGCCGAGGTGCCCGAGGCGGTCGACCCGGTGTGCGGCATGTCCGTCGCCGTCGGCCCCACCACACCGCACGTGATCCGGGACGGCCGCCGGTACCACTTCTGCTGCACGGGCTGCGCCGATCGGTTCGCCTCCGACCCCGCCCGCTACGTGGCAGCCGGTGCGGCTCACGCTCCGTGA
- a CDS encoding MBL fold metallo-hydrolase, with product MAELTVLGSSGAWPEAGRACSAFLVRDGGARIVLDLGYGVLPRLLALCPDGEVDAVVITHEHPDHCVDVSGLARVRHYHAAGRPRVPLYCTAGVLDVLRAAEPTIDPESVFDVHVVHGRDSWRVGEHVEVTTVPVPHHVPAVGVRLSGPSATIAYTGDSGPADALVELGADADLFVMEATLTEPDPGEVPRLLTAGQAAELAERAGAATLMLTHFWPGADRETAVREACAVFSGDVLAAEEGHTLTLQRPVQPQSSLRLDGT from the coding sequence ATGGCCGAACTCACGGTGCTGGGCAGCAGCGGCGCCTGGCCCGAGGCGGGGCGCGCGTGCAGCGCGTTCCTCGTGCGGGACGGCGGCGCGCGGATCGTGCTCGACCTCGGCTACGGCGTGTTGCCACGGCTGCTCGCGCTGTGCCCCGACGGGGAGGTCGACGCCGTCGTGATCACCCACGAACATCCGGACCACTGCGTCGACGTCAGCGGCCTCGCGCGGGTGCGGCACTACCACGCTGCCGGGCGCCCCCGCGTCCCCCTGTACTGCACGGCCGGTGTGCTCGACGTGCTGCGCGCCGCCGAACCCACCATCGACCCCGAATCGGTGTTCGACGTGCACGTCGTCCACGGGCGTGACTCATGGCGGGTGGGCGAGCACGTCGAGGTCACGACCGTGCCCGTGCCGCATCACGTGCCCGCCGTCGGCGTACGCCTGAGCGGGCCGAGCGCGACCATCGCCTACACGGGCGACTCGGGACCGGCCGACGCCCTCGTCGAGCTGGGCGCCGACGCCGACCTGTTCGTCATGGAGGCGACCCTCACCGAACCCGACCCCGGCGAGGTGCCACGGCTTCTGACCGCCGGGCAGGCCGCCGAGCTCGCGGAGCGGGCCGGCGCCGCGACGCTGATGCTCACCCACTTCTGGCCCGGCGCCGACCGCGAGACGGCGGTGCGGGAGGCATGCGCCGTGTTCTCCGGTGACGTCCTGGCCGCCGAAGAGGGACACACGCTCACACTGCAGCGACCGGTTCAGCCGCAATCCTCGCTCCGCCTCGACGGCACCTGA
- a CDS encoding nucleotidyltransferase family protein, with protein MHELVKAKRGEIERLCRSLAVRRLDVFGSAVGDSFDTESSDVDVLVEFDSSPEVDYFDTHFTLKEGLERILGRPVDLVSATAIRNPYFRRSVLESREHLYAA; from the coding sequence GTGCACGAGCTCGTCAAGGCGAAACGAGGCGAGATCGAGAGACTCTGCCGTTCGCTCGCGGTGCGTCGCCTCGACGTGTTCGGTTCCGCTGTGGGGGACTCGTTCGACACCGAGTCCAGCGACGTCGATGTCCTCGTCGAATTCGATTCGAGCCCGGAGGTCGACTACTTCGACACCCATTTCACCCTGAAGGAAGGGCTGGAGCGGATTCTCGGCCGTCCGGTCGACCTCGTCAGCGCCACGGCGATCCGCAATCCCTATTTCCGGCGGTCGGTGCTCGAGAGCAGGGAACACCTCTATGCGGCGTGA
- a CDS encoding aerobic carbon-monoxide dehydrogenase large subunit codes for MTTADVPTQRSNPIGYGSMPRKEDERFLRGHGRYVDDITLPGMLHGAVLRSPHAHARIVSIDTSAAQAHPKVRAVITGHTLEGLNLAWMPTLSHDVQAVLATDKVRFQGQEVAFVVAEDRYAARDALELIDVEYDPLPPVVDATRALDADAPVIRDDIEGRADNRIFDWETGDAAATDSVFARADVVAAQDMLYPRVHPAPMETCGAVADMDPVTGKLTVWTTTQAPHAHRTVYALVAGLPEHKIRVVSPDIGGGFGNKVGIYPGYVCAVVGSIVTGKPVKWVEDRSENLMSTSFARDYHMHGEIAATRDGRILGLRVKVLADHGAFNGTAQPSKFPAGFFGVFTGSYDLQAAHCELTGVYTNKAPGGVAYACSFRITEAVYLVERLVDVLARDLGMDPAELRMRNLLRPEQFPYRSATGWEYDSGDYPRTLRAALEAAHYDELREEQRQRRERGELMGIGLSFFTEAVGAGPRKHMDILGLGMADGAELRVHPTGKAVLRLSVQTQGQGHETTFAQIVAEELGIPPDDVDVVHGDTDQTPYGLGTYGSRSTPVSGAAAAVVARKVRERARLVASAMLEVDPGDLDWEKGRFFVKGDPTSGATIAEIAMAAHSDLDLPEGVEGHLDAQTVYNPPNLTYPFGAYVCVVDVDPDTAQVKVRDFVAVDDCGVRINPMIVEGQIHGGLADGLGMALMQVMAFDEDGNHLGGSFMDYLLPTTMECPSWRLGETVTPSPHHPIGAKGVGESATVGSPAAVVNAVVDALAPYGVRHLDMPMTPAVVWRAMQGRPLRTDLAIT; via the coding sequence ATGACCACCGCGGACGTTCCCACCCAGCGCAGCAATCCGATCGGGTACGGCAGCATGCCGCGCAAGGAGGACGAACGCTTCCTGCGCGGACACGGCCGCTACGTCGACGACATCACCCTGCCCGGCATGCTGCACGGCGCCGTGCTGCGCAGCCCCCACGCGCACGCGCGCATCGTCTCGATCGACACGAGCGCCGCGCAGGCACATCCGAAGGTGCGGGCCGTCATCACCGGGCACACCCTCGAAGGCCTGAACCTCGCGTGGATGCCGACGTTGTCGCACGACGTGCAGGCCGTGCTGGCCACCGACAAGGTGCGGTTCCAGGGCCAGGAGGTCGCGTTCGTCGTCGCCGAGGACCGGTACGCGGCGCGTGACGCACTGGAGCTCATCGACGTCGAGTACGACCCGCTGCCTCCGGTCGTCGACGCGACGCGGGCCCTCGACGCCGACGCCCCCGTGATCCGCGACGACATCGAGGGGCGTGCCGACAACCGCATCTTCGACTGGGAGACCGGCGACGCCGCCGCCACCGACAGCGTGTTCGCGCGCGCCGACGTGGTGGCCGCGCAGGACATGCTGTACCCGCGCGTGCACCCCGCACCGATGGAGACCTGCGGCGCCGTGGCCGACATGGACCCGGTCACCGGCAAGCTCACCGTGTGGACCACCACGCAGGCACCACACGCCCACCGCACCGTGTACGCGCTGGTGGCCGGGCTTCCGGAGCACAAGATCCGGGTCGTCTCGCCCGACATCGGCGGCGGTTTCGGCAACAAGGTCGGCATCTACCCGGGCTACGTGTGCGCGGTGGTGGGCTCGATCGTCACCGGCAAGCCCGTCAAGTGGGTGGAGGACCGCTCCGAGAACCTCATGAGCACGTCGTTCGCCCGCGACTACCACATGCACGGCGAGATCGCGGCCACCCGCGACGGCAGGATCCTCGGCCTGCGGGTGAAGGTGCTGGCCGACCACGGCGCGTTCAACGGCACCGCCCAGCCGAGCAAGTTCCCCGCCGGGTTCTTCGGCGTGTTCACCGGCTCCTACGACCTGCAGGCCGCGCACTGCGAACTCACCGGCGTCTACACCAACAAGGCACCGGGCGGGGTCGCCTACGCGTGCTCGTTCCGCATCACCGAGGCCGTCTACCTCGTGGAACGGCTCGTGGACGTGCTCGCGCGCGACCTCGGGATGGACCCGGCCGAGCTGCGCATGCGCAACCTGCTGCGGCCCGAGCAGTTCCCGTACCGCAGCGCCACCGGGTGGGAGTACGACTCCGGCGACTACCCGCGCACGCTGCGCGCGGCCCTGGAGGCGGCCCACTACGACGAGCTCCGCGAGGAACAGCGGCAACGCCGCGAGCGCGGTGAGCTCATGGGCATCGGCCTCAGCTTCTTCACCGAGGCCGTCGGCGCCGGACCGCGCAAGCACATGGACATCCTGGGGCTGGGCATGGCCGACGGCGCGGAGTTGCGCGTCCACCCCACCGGCAAGGCCGTGCTGCGCCTGTCGGTGCAGACGCAGGGACAGGGCCACGAGACGACGTTCGCGCAGATCGTGGCCGAGGAGCTGGGCATCCCGCCCGATGACGTCGACGTCGTGCACGGCGACACCGACCAGACGCCGTACGGGCTCGGCACCTACGGGTCGCGGTCGACCCCGGTGTCCGGTGCGGCGGCCGCCGTCGTGGCCCGCAAGGTGCGGGAGCGGGCGCGGCTCGTGGCGTCGGCGATGCTGGAGGTCGACCCCGGCGACCTCGACTGGGAGAAGGGCCGGTTCTTCGTCAAGGGCGATCCCACGTCGGGCGCGACGATCGCCGAGATCGCGATGGCCGCGCACTCCGACCTCGACCTGCCCGAGGGGGTCGAGGGCCACCTCGACGCGCAGACCGTCTACAACCCGCCCAACCTGACGTACCCGTTCGGGGCGTACGTGTGCGTGGTCGACGTCGACCCCGACACCGCCCAGGTGAAGGTCCGCGACTTCGTGGCCGTGGACGACTGCGGGGTCCGGATCAACCCGATGATCGTCGAAGGACAGATCCACGGCGGACTCGCCGACGGGCTCGGCATGGCGTTGATGCAGGTCATGGCCTTCGACGAGGACGGCAACCACCTCGGCGGATCGTTCATGGACTACCTGCTGCCGACCACGATGGAGTGCCCGTCGTGGCGGCTCGGCGAGACGGTGACGCCGTCGCCGCACCACCCGATCGGCGCGAAGGGCGTCGGGGAGTCGGCGACGGTGGGCTCGCCCGCCGCCGTGGTGAACGCCGTCGTCGACGCCCTGGCACCGTACGGCGTCCGGCACCTCGACATGCCGATGACACCCGCGGTCGTGTGGCGGGCCATGCAGGGGCGGCCCCTGCGGACGGATCTGGCGATCACATGA
- a CDS encoding exodeoxyribonuclease III: MLTVSSVNVNGLRAAAKKGFTEWFAATSADVVACQEVRAEPDVLAAELREPEGWHTIHAPCATKGRNGVSLYSRIEPDSVRVGFGEAEFEDSGRYVEMWLPGVVVASLYLPSGDVGTPRQDEKERFMAGFLPYLGGLRDKAAADGREVLVCGDWNIGHTELDIKNWKANRKNAGFLPEERAWLSRVFDELGYVDVQRRLDPEGPGPYTWWSYRGKAFDNDAGWRIDYHVATPGLADRCTSFVVERAESYDKRWSDHAPVTATYDV, encoded by the coding sequence GTGCTGACCGTCTCGTCTGTCAACGTCAACGGCCTGCGCGCCGCCGCCAAGAAGGGTTTCACGGAGTGGTTCGCGGCCACCTCCGCCGATGTCGTGGCGTGCCAGGAGGTGCGGGCCGAACCGGACGTCCTCGCCGCCGAACTGCGGGAACCGGAGGGCTGGCACACGATCCACGCGCCGTGCGCGACGAAGGGCCGCAACGGCGTCTCCCTCTACAGCCGCATCGAGCCCGACAGCGTGCGCGTCGGGTTCGGCGAGGCCGAGTTCGAGGACAGCGGCCGGTACGTCGAGATGTGGTTGCCGGGCGTGGTGGTCGCGAGCCTGTACCTGCCGAGCGGAGACGTCGGCACCCCGAGGCAGGACGAGAAGGAGCGGTTCATGGCCGGGTTCCTGCCGTACCTGGGTGGGTTGCGGGACAAGGCAGCCGCGGACGGCCGGGAGGTGCTGGTGTGCGGCGACTGGAACATCGGCCACACCGAGCTCGACATCAAGAACTGGAAGGCCAACCGCAAGAACGCGGGCTTCCTGCCCGAGGAGCGGGCCTGGCTGAGCCGGGTGTTCGACGAACTGGGCTACGTGGACGTCCAGCGGCGCCTCGACCCGGAAGGCCCGGGCCCGTACACGTGGTGGTCGTACCGCGGGAAGGCCTTCGACAACGACGCCGGCTGGCGGATCGACTACCACGTGGCCACGCCGGGCCTGGCGGACCGCTGCACGTCGTTCGTGGTGGAACGGGCGGAGAGCTACGACAAGCGCTGGTCGGACCACGCGCCGGTGACGGCGACGTACGACGTGTGA
- a CDS encoding SH3 domain-containing protein: protein MKRAFIIIGVVFGLAVIYTSGAEQRSSDAASGGSGEQAGCTVVVTADVLNVRAGPSEDREIVDKLREDEEVDATTETRDGFRKLDDGEWASDDYLEPAEGADCG from the coding sequence GTGAAGCGGGCGTTCATCATCATCGGCGTGGTCTTCGGCCTCGCGGTGATCTACACAAGCGGCGCGGAACAGCGCAGTTCGGACGCGGCGAGCGGCGGTTCCGGCGAGCAGGCGGGCTGCACGGTCGTCGTCACCGCCGACGTCCTCAACGTGCGCGCGGGGCCGAGCGAGGACCGCGAGATCGTCGACAAGCTGCGCGAGGACGAGGAGGTCGACGCCACCACCGAGACCCGCGACGGCTTCCGCAAACTCGACGACGGCGAATGGGCCTCCGACGACTACCTGGAGCCCGCCGAGGGCGCCGACTGCGGCTGA